Proteins found in one Pontibacter sp. SGAir0037 genomic segment:
- a CDS encoding M28 family metallopeptidase produces the protein MKKNLLLLALFGQLLITGCNENARQVADNEESTTALPDSTQLQPALLSIAANDILSHTKVLASDAFEGRSPGTAGEDSTINYLVNQFGQLGLQPGNPNGTYIQEVPMFGFTPQPKASFTAGGKTISLSFPNDYVASSRRYVPTIDVNNSDIVFVGYGIVAPEYGWDDYKDVDVKGKTIVMLVNDPPLPDPANPGRLDSSMFGGKAMTYYGRWTYKYEIAAEKGAAAAIIVHETGPAGYPYEVVSGSFGRESFDISTPGRGMHLAAVESWITLDKAKELFAAAGKDFNQLKASALQKNFKPIPLNAKATFNIKNALREIKSKNAIAKLEGSDPQLKDEYIVYTAHWDHLGKDETLKGDQIYNGALDNATGTAGLLELAEAYTKLEVKPKRSILFLAVTAEEKGLLGSKYYASNPLYPLSKTLANINMDVLNYYGPTEDVIVIGYGNSTLEDELAQEAQLQHRRIVPEATPEHGSFYRSDHFEFAKQGVPALYAKSGVIARNQPANYVLDIQKQYTANDYHKVSDEVHDDWNLQGAVEDLQLFFRVGYRVANTPQYPEWKPGTEFRAKREQMLSQHN, from the coding sequence ATGAAAAAGAACCTCCTTCTTCTTGCTCTGTTTGGGCAGCTGCTTATTACCGGCTGCAACGAAAATGCCAGACAAGTAGCTGATAACGAAGAAAGCACCACTGCATTACCCGACAGCACCCAGTTGCAACCTGCCCTCTTATCTATTGCTGCAAATGATATTTTAAGCCACACCAAAGTGCTTGCATCAGATGCATTCGAAGGCAGAAGCCCAGGTACCGCAGGAGAAGATTCTACTATCAATTACCTGGTAAATCAGTTTGGGCAACTAGGCTTGCAGCCTGGAAACCCAAATGGAACATACATTCAGGAGGTGCCTATGTTTGGCTTCACTCCTCAGCCTAAAGCATCTTTTACTGCGGGAGGCAAAACAATAAGCCTTTCTTTTCCTAACGATTATGTTGCCAGTTCAAGACGTTATGTACCTACCATAGATGTAAATAATTCTGATATAGTTTTTGTAGGTTATGGCATTGTTGCTCCTGAGTATGGCTGGGACGACTATAAAGATGTAGACGTAAAAGGGAAAACAATTGTAATGCTGGTAAACGATCCGCCTCTACCAGACCCTGCCAATCCTGGCCGCCTTGACAGTAGCATGTTTGGAGGCAAAGCGATGACCTACTATGGCCGCTGGACCTATAAATATGAAATAGCAGCCGAAAAAGGTGCAGCTGCTGCCATTATTGTGCACGAGACTGGTCCGGCAGGCTATCCGTATGAAGTAGTGTCCGGTAGTTTTGGTCGTGAGAGCTTTGATATCAGCACACCAGGACGAGGCATGCATTTAGCGGCAGTAGAATCGTGGATTACATTAGATAAAGCCAAAGAACTTTTTGCGGCGGCTGGCAAAGATTTCAACCAATTAAAAGCTTCGGCACTGCAGAAAAACTTCAAACCTATTCCTTTAAATGCTAAAGCTACTTTCAACATTAAAAATGCCTTGCGCGAGATAAAATCGAAGAACGCTATTGCCAAGCTGGAAGGATCAGACCCACAGTTAAAAGACGAGTACATTGTTTATACCGCTCACTGGGATCATTTAGGCAAAGACGAAACGCTAAAAGGAGATCAAATTTATAACGGAGCCCTTGATAATGCGACCGGAACAGCCGGCCTGCTGGAGTTAGCAGAGGCATATACTAAACTGGAGGTTAAACCTAAACGCTCTATACTCTTTTTAGCTGTAACGGCCGAAGAAAAGGGTTTGCTAGGTTCTAAATACTATGCTTCTAACCCGCTGTACCCTCTAAGTAAAACCTTAGCGAACATTAACATGGATGTGCTGAATTATTATGGCCCTACCGAGGATGTGATTGTTATAGGCTATGGCAACTCAACTTTAGAAGATGAGCTGGCCCAGGAAGCGCAACTTCAGCACAGAAGAATTGTTCCGGAAGCTACACCAGAACATGGCTCCTTCTACCGTTCCGACCACTTCGAATTTGCCAAGCAAGGCGTTCCTGCACTTTATGCCAAGTCAGGGGTAATTGCACGAAACCAACCAGCTAACTACGTTCTGGACATACAAAAGCAGTATACCGCTAACGATTATCATAAAGTAAGCGATGAAGTGCACGATGACTGGAACTTACAGGGTGCAGTAGAAGACTTGCAGCTTTTCTTCAGAGTAGGATATAGGGTAGCCAATACACCACAGTACCCGGAATGGAAGCCTGGAACAGAATTCAGAGCAAAAAGAGAGCAAATGTTGTCTCAGCACAACTGA
- a CDS encoding HRDC domain-containing protein, translating into MKNLALTYDGISIELVATDEQLSQIINKLLKADVLALDLEFDQNRFSYGFNLCLIQLYDGAGTCYIIDPFNIKDLKPLFSVFENPAIEKIIHHSNNDILLLDKMGCSIRNVMDTDVAAKLLNYERSSLATVLKQEFDKEIDKSQQSSNWNKRPLTEEQLQYAAIDVIYLHDVRKALLQQLKELDRLAWLQEENLLLEQLRYSEPSNPHLKLRNASKLNLYQQYLLKDLYTFRDEMAKQLNKPASFVIANDALVELANSPNTDLHEWLNHTKGIHGSLKKPKHETSLKNALATAKHKAKEENISHDYPSNKYYRPFKTAETEKRKEELTLVQKEIAQTYGEFVTRLIINQNLITDYSFTGHLNCNKKYATDIVLATARKIGVALPEVQEKE; encoded by the coding sequence ATGAAAAATTTAGCTTTAACATACGATGGTATTTCCATTGAACTGGTAGCAACAGACGAGCAATTATCACAGATTATAAATAAACTTCTTAAAGCAGATGTACTAGCTCTTGATCTTGAATTTGATCAGAATCGTTTTAGCTATGGCTTTAACCTTTGTCTTATTCAATTATATGACGGGGCCGGTACATGTTACATCATAGACCCTTTCAATATAAAAGATCTAAAGCCTTTGTTTTCTGTCTTCGAAAACCCAGCTATCGAAAAAATAATTCACCACTCTAACAACGATATTTTACTGCTGGACAAGATGGGCTGTAGTATTCGAAATGTGATGGACACTGACGTCGCAGCAAAGCTTTTAAACTATGAACGTTCTTCTCTGGCAACAGTCTTAAAGCAGGAGTTTGACAAGGAGATTGATAAATCACAGCAATCCAGCAACTGGAACAAACGCCCTCTTACAGAAGAACAACTCCAATATGCTGCTATTGATGTTATTTATTTACATGATGTAAGAAAAGCTTTGTTACAGCAACTAAAGGAGCTTGATCGTTTAGCCTGGCTTCAGGAAGAAAACCTTCTATTAGAGCAGCTGAGATATTCAGAACCCAGTAATCCTCACTTAAAGTTGCGCAACGCGAGTAAACTTAATCTGTATCAGCAGTACCTTTTAAAAGATTTGTACACTTTTCGAGATGAGATGGCAAAACAGCTAAACAAACCCGCTTCTTTTGTTATTGCAAATGATGCACTTGTTGAACTGGCCAACTCTCCTAATACAGATTTACATGAGTGGCTGAATCATACAAAAGGTATTCATGGAAGCTTAAAAAAGCCTAAGCATGAAACTTCGTTAAAAAATGCTTTAGCTACAGCAAAACATAAAGCTAAAGAAGAAAATATAAGCCACGACTACCCTAGCAATAAGTATTACCGGCCTTTTAAAACTGCTGAAACCGAAAAACGAAAAGAAGAACTGACGCTTGTTCAAAAAGAAATTGCTCAGACTTATGGTGAATTTGTTACCAGGCTCATTATTAACCAAAATCTGATTACAGACTATAGTTTTACAGGACACTTGAACTGTAACAAGAAATACGCTACCGATATTGTTTTGGCAACAGCTCGTAAGATTGGGGTTGCTTTACCAGAAGTGCAGGAAAAGGAGTAG